GAGATGGTGATGCCGGGGGACAACATCCAGATGGAGATCACGCTGATCACGCCGATCGCCATGGATGAGGGGCTGCGGTTCGCCATTCGCGAAGGCGGGCGCACGGTCGGCGCCGGCGTCGTCACCAAGATCATCAAGTAACGCCTAACGGCAACGAGCAACAGGCAGGTATCGCATGCCGCGTGAAAAAATCATTCTCGCCTGTGGCGAGTGCAAGAATCGAAACTACTTCACCGCGAAGAACAAGCGTACGCACCCGGAACGGGTCGAGTGGAAGAAGTACTGCCCGCGGTGCAACACGCATACAGTGCACAAGGAAACGAAGTAAGAATGCCGGCAGCAGTCACGAAATTCACCACGGCGGTTCGCACGAGCGCGGTGGACTTTGCGGATTTCATCACCGCCGTCCGCGTCGAGA
This genomic interval from Gemmatimonadaceae bacterium contains the following:
- the tuf gene encoding elongation factor Tu (EF-Tu; promotes GTP-dependent binding of aminoacyl-tRNA to the A-site of ribosomes during protein biosynthesis; when the tRNA anticodon matches the mRNA codon, GTP hydrolysis results; the inactive EF-Tu-GDP leaves the ribosome and release of GDP is promoted by elongation factor Ts; many prokaryotes have two copies of the gene encoding EF-Tu); translated protein: EMVMPGDNIQMEITLITPIAMDEGLRFAIREGGRTVGAGVVTKIIK
- the rpmG gene encoding 50S ribosomal protein L33, with amino-acid sequence MPREKIILACGECKNRNYFTAKNKRTHPERVEWKKYCPRCNTHTVHKETK